The DNA region AAGGAAGAGGAGGTGTTCGTCAGGAGCGACGCCAATGGCAAAAGCTTCATCGGCCCGTCCGGTGCGACCGCCGAGCAGTCCAGCCTCGAGATCGTGTCGCTGGACAAAAAGGAGCTGGTCGCCCGCTGGATCGATCCCGAAATAGCCGCTCGCTATGGGACGATGGTCTACGTCCGGTGCTGAGCGCGGGAAGCGGAGGAGGTCAGGCTTTCATGCGTGCATGGCGCGCCGCTCGTTTTCCCTAAGGAGGAGAGAACCGTCCGATGAAACTCGCGTTCGCATATTTGGGCAGGCTCGGACAGGCATTGGCGCTCTTGGCTGTCGCAGCTTTGGCAACGAGGCTCGCGAGCGCCGAGGCCCGCGCCGGCCAGCGCCCCGCCGCCCCGGGCCAGGAGATGCAAATCGACGATCAGCCTGGATATGTGCCCAGCGCCGAAGAGGAGCAGCTCGATCCGCAATATCAGCGGCAATTCGTTTTCTTTCGCACCAACGAGACCCCCGGCACGATCATTGTCCAGACCGGCGAGCGTTTCCTCTATGTCGTGCAAGGCAATAACCGCGCGATCCGCTACGGAATCGGGGTCGGGCGGGAAGGCTTTCAATGGGGAGGCCTGTTGAAGATATCGCGCAAGCAGGAATGGCCGGATTGGCGCCCGCCCCCCGAGATGATCGAGCGCCAGCCTTATCTGCCGCGCTTCATGGCCGGCGGAAAAGGCAACCCGCTGGGGGCCCGCGCAATGTATCTCGGCGGCACCGTCTACCGGATCCATGGCACGAACCAGCCCGAAACGATCGGTTCCGCCGTGTCCTCGGGATGCTTCCGTCTGGTCAATCCGGACGTGATCGATCTCTTCGATCGCGTCCCGGTCGGCACCAAGGTCATCGTGCGCCAAGCGCCGCCCGTCTCGTGACAGCCTTGGGATCGAGCCGCAACAGGCGCGCTTGATCCGATGCTGTCGGGCTGGAGTCACCGCCAACAGGGGACCAAGATGCACAGTCGTGAATCGAACTGGCCGGCGATCTGCTTAGCCTTCGCCCTCATCTCGAGCAGCGTGATCGTGCGTGCCCAGCCCGCGAACGCCCAGACCCTGAAGATGGTCAAGGAACGCGGCTCGCTCACTTGCGGCGTCAACCAGGGATTGCCGGGCTTTTCGAGCCCGGACGACAAGGGCGTATGGTCCGGGCTCGACGTCGATCTGTGCCGCGCGATCGCCGCGGCGATCTTCAACG from Rhizobiales bacterium GAS188 includes:
- a CDS encoding Lipoprotein-anchoring transpeptidase ErfK/SrfK, which translates into the protein MKLAFAYLGRLGQALALLAVAALATRLASAEARAGQRPAAPGQEMQIDDQPGYVPSAEEEQLDPQYQRQFVFFRTNETPGTIIVQTGERFLYVVQGNNRAIRYGIGVGREGFQWGGLLKISRKQEWPDWRPPPEMIERQPYLPRFMAGGKGNPLGARAMYLGGTVYRIHGTNQPETIGSAVSSGCFRLVNPDVIDLFDRVPVGTKVIVRQAPPVS